The following proteins are co-located in the Vigna angularis cultivar LongXiaoDou No.4 chromosome 2, ASM1680809v1, whole genome shotgun sequence genome:
- the LOC108322358 gene encoding dual specificity phosphatase Cdc25, with translation MRRVERRYEIMARSISYITGTQLLSLRRHPSIAIVDVRDDERGYDGHISGSLHYASDTFSDNISNLVQAVKGKDTVVFHCALSQVRGPTCARRLVNYLEENKEDTGIKNIMVLERGFNGWEASGRPVCRCTNIPCKGECEP, from the exons ATGAGAAGAGTGGAGAGGCGATACGAGATTATGGCTCGCAGTATATCGTACATTACAGGCACACAACTTCTCTCTCTCAGACGCCATCCAAGCATCGCCATCGTCGATGTCAG GGACGATGAGAGGGGTTACGATGGACACATATCGGGGTCTCTTCATTACGCAAGCGATACTTTCTCCGATAACATTTCAAACCTCGTTCAGGCGGTTAAAGGCAAAGATACCGTCGTCTTCCACTGCGCTCTAAGCCag GTTCGTGGCCCAACTTGTGCTAGGAGGCTTGTCAATTATCTCGAGGAGAACAAGGAAGATACAGGGATAAAGAACATTATGGTGTTGGAACGTGGCTTCAATGGGTGGGAAGCTTCTGGTAGACCTGTTTGCCGCTGCACTAATATTCCTTGCAAAGGAGAGTGTGAGCCTTAA